The following are from one region of the Candidatus Acidulodesulfobacterium ferriphilum genome:
- a CDS encoding 30S ribosomal protein S16: MAVKIRLARTGSHKKPFYRIVAASGEKAVQKKFIEILGTYNPCSNTLQFKVDRDKFDKWISLGAKPSDTVMSLLKKQGK; this comes from the coding sequence GTGGCGGTAAAAATCAGACTTGCAAGAACAGGTTCTCACAAAAAACCATTTTACAGGATTGTGGCGGCTTCGGGTGAAAAAGCCGTTCAAAAAAAATTCATAGAAATACTGGGTACATATAATCCCTGCTCGAATACCTTACAATTTAAGGTTGACAGGGATAAGTTCGACAAATGGATAAGCCTCGGCGCTAAACCAAGCGATACGGTTATGTCTTTATTGAAAAAACAGGGGAAATGA
- the rimM gene encoding 16S rRNA processing protein RimM produces the protein MNDYIGVGEFAKPHGINGELLFIPYNPDTGAFSPGIPLFIQRDNAYERLKVEKIRPVNKGFLIKLYGSHSIDDALSFKKKRVFIKKTDITLDKNEYLISDLINLNCYNSKNENIGTVAEVYQGDTDIIEIKSAEGTYLIPMTDENIFRVDYDNNKVVVKNEENYKI, from the coding sequence ATGAACGATTATATCGGTGTCGGAGAATTTGCTAAACCGCACGGAATAAACGGAGAACTTTTATTTATACCATATAACCCTGATACAGGAGCATTTTCGCCCGGCATACCTTTATTTATTCAAAGAGACAATGCTTACGAGCGGCTTAAGGTTGAAAAAATCAGACCCGTAAATAAGGGCTTCCTTATAAAACTTTACGGTTCGCATTCAATAGACGATGCTTTAAGTTTTAAAAAAAAGCGGGTTTTTATAAAAAAAACCGATATAACGCTTGATAAGAATGAATATTTAATTTCCGACCTGATTAATTTAAACTGCTATAACAGTAAAAATGAAAATATCGGAACCGTTGCGGAGGTTTATCAGGGCGACACCGACATAATAGAAATAAAATCTGCCGAAGGAACATATCTAATTCCAATGACGGATGAAAATATTTTCAGGGTAGATTACGATAATAATAAGGTTGTCGTAAAAAACGAAGAAAATTATAAAATCTAA
- the trmD gene encoding tRNA (guanosine(37)-N1)-methyltransferase TrmD, with protein MNKKLDVQTCRTKRVIDIISIMPGYFTSFINTGLISRAIKNGIMEINIINPRDFSKDKHKRVDDKIYGGGAGQLLMAYPILEAYESAKAEYELKYPTAGENNLITVIMSASGKLLNSKAAKEISSYNHMIVICGRYEGIDARVAELTSALEISIGDFILSGGEIASIVLIEAVCRYFENFLGNFESLTEESFSEEYKSGLEYPQYTKPRAVNNLTVPEVLLGGNHKLINDWRLDNAFKKTMENRPDLVNRKADKKTR; from the coding sequence ATGAATAAAAAACTTGATGTTCAAACATGCCGGACTAAAAGGGTAATCGATATAATCTCGATAATGCCCGGATACTTTACCTCATTTATTAATACCGGATTGATTAGCAGAGCTATAAAAAACGGCATTATGGAGATTAACATTATCAACCCGAGGGATTTTTCTAAAGATAAACATAAAAGGGTTGACGATAAAATTTATGGCGGGGGAGCGGGACAACTCTTAATGGCTTATCCTATTTTGGAAGCCTATGAATCTGCAAAAGCCGAATATGAATTAAAATATCCGACTGCCGGCGAAAATAATTTAATTACCGTTATAATGTCCGCATCGGGAAAACTCCTTAATTCAAAAGCCGCAAAGGAAATTTCAAGCTACAATCATATGATAGTGATATGCGGAAGGTACGAGGGAATAGATGCAAGGGTTGCGGAATTAACATCCGCATTGGAAATATCCATCGGCGATTTTATATTATCAGGCGGAGAGATTGCATCCATTGTTTTAATTGAAGCTGTTTGCAGGTATTTTGAAAATTTTTTGGGAAATTTTGAATCTCTTACCGAAGAAAGCTTTTCGGAAGAATATAAGTCCGGACTTGAATATCCGCAATATACAAAACCTAGGGCTGTAAACAATCTTACCGTTCCTGAGGTTTTGCTCGGCGGAAACCATAAACTAATTAACGATTGGAGATTAGATAACGCGTTTAAAAAGACCATGGAAAATAGGCCTGATTTAGTTAACCGTAAGGCGGATAAAAAAACCCGTTGA
- the rplS gene encoding 50S ribosomal protein L19, with protein sequence MNIVEKIENSSLKTGVPVFKSGDTVKVYQKIKEGDKERIQVFEGVVIARKGSGLRSSFTVRKNSYGVGVEKTFLVNSPLIDKIELLYRGKVRRAKLYYLRKKKGKETKIERLDMINNN encoded by the coding sequence ATGAATATCGTTGAAAAAATTGAGAATTCGTCCCTAAAAACCGGCGTCCCCGTTTTTAAATCGGGTGATACGGTTAAGGTTTACCAAAAGATTAAAGAGGGTGATAAGGAAAGAATTCAAGTGTTTGAAGGGGTTGTTATCGCAAGAAAAGGAAGCGGCCTCCGTTCCTCGTTCACCGTGAGAAAAAATTCTTACGGCGTAGGCGTAGAAAAGACTTTTTTAGTCAACTCGCCTTTAATCGACAAGATCGAACTTCTTTATCGCGGAAAGGTTAGAAGGGCTAAGCTTTATTATTTGAGAAAGAAAAAAGGCAAGGAAACTAAAATAGAAAGGCTCGACATGATTAATAATAATTAA
- a CDS encoding acylphosphatase — protein MTAKSYRVIIKGIVQGVNFRNFTKLEADRIGIKGYVKNTHDGHVEAFFEGEENRIKEMVATVHIGPPSSKVKEVKLYEQESLSNFKDFKVIR, from the coding sequence ATGACGGCAAAATCATACAGGGTCATAATAAAAGGCATTGTTCAGGGGGTTAATTTTAGAAATTTCACCAAACTCGAGGCAGATAGGATCGGCATAAAAGGCTATGTCAAAAACACCCATGACGGCCATGTGGAGGCATTTTTCGAAGGCGAGGAAAACAGGATAAAAGAAATGGTTGCAACGGTTCATATAGGTCCGCCGTCTTCGAAAGTTAAAGAAGTTAAACTTTACGAACAGGAAAGCCTGTCAAACTTTAAGGATTTTAAGGTTATCAGGTAA
- the rsmI gene encoding 16S rRNA (cytidine(1402)-2'-O)-methyltransferase has protein sequence MPALYIIATPIGNLEDITVRALKVMRQVDFIACEDTRKTRILTSRYHIKTRLIPYHEYNKKRAADGIVANIIKGKDAALVSEAGTPLISDPGSYLVRLCIEKGIRIIPIPGPSSILSAISASGLDVSEFTFIGFLPKKAGKRKKLLTKLKEEKRVFIVFEPARSVEKLLEDILDLFGNARICYAKELTKVYEFVKTQDLKALMDEIKNKPELLKGEITLVIEPPLLSASPHATGFDGVY, from the coding sequence ATGCCCGCGCTATATATTATCGCAACCCCGATAGGCAATCTCGAAGACATTACCGTAAGGGCGCTTAAAGTAATGAGGCAGGTAGATTTTATAGCCTGCGAGGACACAAGAAAAACAAGAATATTAACCTCGCGTTATCATATAAAAACCCGTTTAATTCCTTATCATGAATATAATAAAAAGCGGGCGGCGGACGGCATTGTCGCGAATATAATAAAAGGGAAAGATGCAGCCTTGGTGAGCGAGGCGGGAACCCCCTTAATATCGGACCCGGGTTCGTATTTAGTGAGATTATGCATAGAAAAGGGGATTAGAATAATTCCGATTCCCGGCCCGTCAAGTATTTTAAGCGCAATTTCCGCGAGCGGTCTCGATGTCTCCGAATTTACATTTATAGGATTTTTGCCCAAGAAAGCGGGCAAACGAAAAAAACTTTTAACCAAACTTAAAGAGGAAAAGAGAGTTTTTATTGTTTTCGAACCGGCAAGAAGCGTCGAAAAATTACTCGAAGATATTTTGGATTTATTTGGCAATGCGAGAATTTGCTATGCTAAAGAGCTAACCAAGGTTTATGAATTTGTAAAAACCCAAGATTTAAAAGCATTAATGGACGAGATCAAAAACAAGCCCGAGCTTTTAAAAGGGGAAATTACCTTGGTTATAGAGCCGCCGCTTTTGAGCGCAAGCCCGCACGCAACAGGTTTCGACGGAGTTTATTAA
- a CDS encoding NAD+ synthase, with protein sequence MKKDLPKIDGHNFPIIFKHLTYFIKDEVLKTGINKVVLGLSGGIDSAAACYLASSALGKSNVTALLMPYKSSAKSSLGDAMKVVEALGIPYYIIDITKQIDDYFQAEKDGTRVNDIKVRMGNKMSRERMSILYDYSYKLKSLVLGTSNKSELLLGYGTIYGDMASALNPIGDIYKTQIYQLAKLLDIPDSIMTKPPSADLWLGQSDESELGFTYEAADSIMYLLIDKMYKPEVIVSLGYNSGLVDAVYNRIKKSQYKRRMPLIVKVSERTINIDFRYLRDWS encoded by the coding sequence ATGAAAAAAGACCTTCCAAAAATAGATGGGCATAATTTTCCTATCATTTTTAAGCATCTTACCTATTTTATAAAGGATGAGGTTTTAAAAACGGGGATAAATAAGGTTGTATTGGGGCTTTCGGGCGGCATCGATTCTGCCGCAGCCTGCTATCTTGCTTCCAGCGCCCTTGGGAAAAGCAATGTTACCGCCTTGCTTATGCCATACAAAAGCAGCGCTAAGTCAAGTTTGGGAGATGCCATGAAGGTGGTTGAGGCGCTTGGTATTCCTTATTATATAATCGATATTACAAAACAGATAGACGATTATTTTCAGGCAGAAAAAGACGGCACCCGGGTTAATGATATTAAAGTTAGAATGGGAAATAAAATGTCAAGGGAAAGGATGTCCATTTTATATGACTATTCGTATAAACTTAAGTCTTTGGTTCTTGGAACAAGCAATAAATCGGAGCTTCTATTAGGTTACGGCACAATTTACGGGGATATGGCATCAGCTTTAAATCCTATCGGGGATATTTATAAGACCCAGATATATCAGCTTGCCAAACTGCTGGATATTCCGGACAGCATAATGACAAAACCGCCTTCGGCAGATTTATGGCTGGGGCAGTCGGATGAATCGGAGTTAGGTTTTACTTATGAAGCAGCCGACAGCATAATGTATCTTTTGATAGATAAAATGTATAAACCCGAGGTAATCGTTTCCCTCGGTTATAATTCAGGGCTTGTGGACGCCGTTTATAATAGAATAAAAAAATCGCAGTATAAAAGGCGTATGCCTTTAATAGTTAAAGTTTCCGAACGCACGATAAATATAGACTTTAGGTATTTAAGGGACTGGTCGTAA
- a CDS encoding ribonuclease HII translates to MALQICGIDEAGRGCLAGPVVSAAIIIDKNKIPSGAKDSKQLTEGKRKEFYADILANAASYSVGVASNIEIDEMNILNAAMLSMERAFYGLTVKPDIVIIDGPVIPKNLLKVDGLKVIPVIKADERIKIVSCASIIAKVFRDELMISLDNKYPEYGFKNHKGYATKEHKKNLSKYGFSEMHRKTFKF, encoded by the coding sequence ATGGCTTTGCAAATATGCGGTATAGATGAAGCGGGGAGGGGATGTTTAGCCGGTCCCGTCGTATCGGCCGCAATAATCATCGATAAAAATAAAATTCCATCGGGCGCCAAAGATTCTAAGCAATTGACGGAAGGAAAGAGAAAAGAATTTTACGCGGATATTTTGGCAAACGCCGCGTCTTATTCGGTCGGTGTTGCATCCAATATCGAAATAGACGAGATGAATATCCTGAACGCGGCAATGTTATCTATGGAAAGGGCGTTTTACGGATTAACCGTTAAGCCGGATATCGTTATTATAGACGGTCCAGTCATTCCAAAAAATTTATTAAAAGTTGACGGCTTAAAAGTTATTCCGGTTATCAAGGCGGATGAAAGGATTAAAATAGTTTCTTGCGCCTCCATTATTGCTAAGGTTTTTAGGGACGAATTAATGATTTCTTTAGATAATAAGTACCCTGAATACGGCTTCAAAAACCATAAGGGTTATGCCACCAAAGAGCATAAAAAAAATTTATCGAAATACGGTTTCAGCGAAATGCACAGAAAAACATTTAAATTTTAA
- the gltX gene encoding glutamate--tRNA ligase, with product MKDIKVKTRFAPSPTGYLHIGGARTALFNYAYAKHFGGKFVLRIEDTDFERSTKEFEADILDSLKWLSIVSDEDAVYQSQRQGIYKGYADRLLKDGKAYYCFCSKELLDEDRSRLMTEGKKPMYVGRCLNLKPDEIDLSKPHVIRFKVERGQGLTTGFKDLIRNQFISFNNNEIDDFVLVREDGIPTYNFAVVIDDALMEITHIIRGDDHVSNTPKQIMLYGALGFKAPEFAHVSMILGQDGKRLSKRHGATSVNQYKKEGFLPEALVNYLIRLGWSHGNDEIFTMDEIIRYFDLKNISKSAAIFNTEKLLWLNSHYIKSKDPFNIINLLNDIRDVSEKPIAADIQTVSLIDSLKSRVKTLVEFKAKLNFFISEEPGYKTELLTEFNFNEGDLFFLKEFKAFIAGLPDIIFNYKEGGLSDKAGILNFIKNSVERVKQEFNNFLSKNNWTMKEKAMIIRLALTGEKVSPPIFEIIFALGKIRCVKRISEFYEFINHAKPARA from the coding sequence ATGAAAGATATTAAAGTCAAGACGAGATTTGCCCCAAGCCCGACAGGATATTTGCATATAGGCGGCGCGAGGACAGCCCTGTTTAACTATGCTTACGCTAAACACTTCGGCGGAAAATTTGTTTTAAGAATCGAAGATACGGACTTTGAACGCTCTACAAAAGAGTTTGAAGCCGATATATTGGACAGCCTTAAATGGCTTTCCATTGTTTCGGACGAGGATGCCGTTTATCAATCCCAAAGGCAGGGCATATACAAAGGTTATGCGGACAGGCTTTTAAAGGATGGTAAGGCTTATTACTGTTTTTGTTCCAAAGAACTTTTGGATGAAGACAGAAGCAGGCTTATGACCGAAGGCAAAAAGCCCATGTATGTAGGGCGGTGCCTTAATCTAAAACCTGACGAAATAGATTTGTCGAAACCCCATGTGATAAGATTTAAAGTCGAAAGAGGACAGGGGCTGACCACCGGTTTTAAAGATTTAATAAGAAACCAGTTTATAAGTTTTAATAATAATGAAATAGACGATTTTGTCCTTGTCCGCGAAGACGGGATTCCAACCTATAACTTTGCCGTCGTTATCGATGACGCGCTTATGGAAATAACACACATAATCAGAGGGGACGACCATGTCAGCAATACCCCGAAACAGATAATGCTGTACGGCGCGCTCGGCTTTAAAGCGCCGGAGTTTGCCCATGTATCGATGATACTTGGGCAGGACGGAAAAAGGTTATCCAAAAGGCATGGGGCGACCTCCGTTAATCAGTATAAAAAAGAAGGGTTTTTGCCCGAAGCCCTGGTTAATTATTTAATCAGGCTTGGGTGGTCGCACGGAAACGATGAAATATTCACGATGGATGAAATAATAAGATATTTTGATTTAAAAAATATAAGCAAGTCCGCCGCAATATTTAATACCGAAAAACTTTTATGGTTAAATTCCCATTATATTAAATCCAAAGACCCGTTTAATATTATAAATCTGCTGAACGATATAAGGGATGTTTCGGAAAAGCCTATAGCAGCCGACATTCAAACCGTTTCGCTGATAGATTCCCTTAAGTCCAGAGTTAAGACGCTTGTAGAGTTTAAGGCTAAATTAAATTTTTTTATAAGCGAAGAGCCGGGATACAAAACAGAGCTTTTAACCGAATTTAATTTTAACGAAGGGGATTTATTCTTTCTGAAGGAGTTTAAAGCGTTTATCGCCGGTTTGCCCGATATAATATTTAATTATAAAGAAGGCGGTTTAAGCGACAAAGCCGGAATCCTTAATTTTATAAAAAACTCCGTAGAAAGGGTAAAGCAGGAGTTTAATAATTTTTTATCCAAAAATAATTGGACTATGAAAGAAAAAGCCATGATTATAAGATTAGCTTTAACCGGCGAAAAGGTCAGTCCGCCGATATTCGAGATTATATTCGCGCTTGGGAAAATTAGATGCGTCAAAAGGATTAGCGAATTTTATGAATTTATTAATCATGCAAAGCCTGCAAGGGCATAG
- the amrB gene encoding AmmeMemoRadiSam system protein B: protein MKKVNGLIRKPAAIGYFYPEGLSNIKSLLASFNIVPPKEKIDAFGIISPHAGYVYSGKTAYSGYSEINIKNNIIIIGPNHTGLGADYSIMNSGEYGFKDFSVHVNAGLANAIINEKDSPFISDELAQLKEHSVEVQIPLLYNVKKDFTIVPIVVSFIRYDDVLRASRTIFNALKKLNLLNDVLIVASSDMTHYESADAAKTKDNIAIKEILDLNPNGLYNKVREHEISMCGFIPASIMLNVAKMAGRTHAKLVDYTNSGEVTGDYASVVGYSSIVVY, encoded by the coding sequence ATAAAGAAGGTGAACGGCTTGATTAGAAAACCTGCTGCAATAGGTTATTTTTATCCCGAAGGATTAAGCAATATCAAAAGTTTGCTTGCCTCTTTTAATATCGTCCCGCCAAAAGAAAAAATAGATGCGTTTGGCATAATATCTCCCCACGCCGGCTATGTTTACTCCGGAAAGACCGCGTATTCGGGATACTCCGAAATTAATATAAAAAATAATATAATTATTATCGGCCCAAACCATACAGGGTTAGGCGCCGATTATTCGATAATGAATAGCGGGGAATACGGATTTAAAGATTTTAGCGTCCACGTTAATGCGGGGTTAGCCAATGCTATAATAAACGAGAAAGACAGCCCCTTTATTTCGGATGAGCTTGCCCAACTAAAGGAACATTCCGTCGAGGTTCAGATTCCTTTGTTATATAATGTTAAAAAGGATTTTACGATTGTTCCGATTGTTGTTTCTTTTATAAGATACGATGATGTGTTGCGCGCTTCCAGAACAATCTTTAACGCTTTAAAAAAGTTGAATCTGCTTAACGATGTTTTGATAGTCGCAAGCTCGGATATGACTCATTACGAATCTGCGGATGCGGCTAAAACTAAAGATAATATTGCCATTAAGGAGATTTTAGATTTAAACCCTAATGGTTTATATAATAAAGTGAGAGAGCATGAAATTTCTATGTGCGGTTTTATTCCTGCATCCATAATGCTTAATGTAGCCAAAATGGCAGGGCGGACGCATGCAAAACTTGTCGATTATACAAATTCGGGGGAAGTTACGGGCGATTACGCGAGCGTCGTCGGATATTCATCCATTGTCGTGTATTAA
- the oadA gene encoding oxaloacetate decarboxylase subunit alpha, which yields MEEKSYIRKIGVMETVLRDAHQSLLATRMTTPDILGIAHILDNIGFWSLEVWGGATFDSCLRFLKEDPWERLKKIRKAYKNSRLQMLLRGQNLVGYRHYADDVVEKFVSLSADNGIDVFRIFDSLNDFRNIKKAVEIAKKKKKIVEATICYTTSPVHTNELFAQMAVELEEMGADTICIKDMAGLLSPTNAYNLVSMIRKKVNLPIHVHSHSTSGFASMSLLKAIEAGADIIDTAISSMSCGTSHPPTESMVFTLSEMGYDIDLDLEKLKEVADYFRKIRKKYGSFESEYTNINADIIVTQVPGGMMSNLASQLKEQNALDKMEEVLYEVPQVREDFGFPPLVTPTSQIVGTQAALNVITGEKYKVVTSETKNYLKGYYGKPPAPINKEVQKSVLGGEEIITARPADLIEPELSKDYEEIKEYGLSPEDLLTYVLFSKIAVEFFKDRKEGKLPDYSKIESAGLALGPEQRTSVSKESLPQCPETEGGLAPSEFNVTVHGESYKIKIAGVGHKSDQKRPFFLNVDGVLEEVVIESLTEIVPSAGGEIVGESIARSKRPSPKREGDVYAPMPGRITKVMVKEGGAVRAGDTVLIVEAMKMENEIHTPIDGIVKEIYVKEGDNANPDETLIYVEACNT from the coding sequence ATGGAAGAAAAGAGCTATATCAGAAAAATCGGCGTTATGGAAACCGTTTTAAGGGATGCCCATCAATCCCTTTTGGCCACCAGAATGACCACCCCCGATATACTTGGGATAGCCCATATTCTTGATAACATCGGGTTTTGGTCTTTAGAGGTATGGGGAGGAGCGACATTCGATTCCTGTTTGAGGTTTTTAAAAGAAGACCCGTGGGAAAGACTTAAAAAAATAAGGAAGGCTTATAAAAATTCGCGCTTGCAGATGCTCTTAAGGGGGCAAAATTTAGTGGGATACAGGCATTATGCCGATGATGTCGTCGAAAAGTTCGTATCCTTAAGCGCCGACAACGGAATAGATGTTTTCAGGATATTTGATTCTTTAAATGATTTCAGAAATATTAAAAAAGCGGTAGAAATTGCAAAAAAGAAAAAAAAGATAGTCGAGGCTACGATTTGTTACACTACAAGCCCTGTTCACACGAACGAACTTTTTGCTCAAATGGCTGTGGAGCTTGAAGAAATGGGCGCCGACACTATTTGCATAAAAGACATGGCGGGGCTTCTTTCCCCGACCAATGCCTATAATCTTGTGTCGATGATAAGAAAAAAGGTTAATCTCCCCATCCATGTCCATTCCCATTCTACAAGCGGTTTCGCATCTATGTCTTTGTTAAAAGCTATTGAAGCGGGAGCCGATATTATCGATACGGCCATTTCTTCGATGTCGTGCGGAACTTCGCACCCGCCTACCGAGTCGATGGTTTTTACGCTATCGGAGATGGGTTACGATATTGATCTGGATCTGGAAAAATTAAAAGAAGTTGCGGATTACTTCAGGAAGATTAGAAAAAAATACGGTTCTTTTGAAAGCGAATATACGAATATTAATGCGGATATTATCGTAACGCAGGTGCCCGGAGGCATGATGTCGAACCTGGCAAGCCAGCTTAAAGAGCAAAATGCGCTGGATAAGATGGAAGAGGTTTTATATGAAGTACCGCAGGTTCGCGAGGATTTCGGTTTTCCCCCCCTTGTAACGCCTACCTCCCAGATTGTGGGAACGCAGGCCGCTCTTAATGTGATTACCGGCGAAAAGTATAAAGTAGTAACGAGCGAAACGAAAAATTACTTAAAGGGCTATTACGGCAAACCGCCTGCGCCTATCAATAAAGAAGTTCAAAAAAGCGTGCTTGGAGGAGAGGAGATAATTACCGCAAGACCGGCAGATTTAATTGAACCGGAACTTTCTAAGGATTATGAAGAAATTAAAGAATACGGCTTATCTCCTGAGGATTTACTCACTTATGTTTTGTTTTCAAAGATTGCCGTTGAATTTTTTAAGGATAGAAAAGAGGGCAAACTGCCCGATTATTCTAAAATTGAAAGCGCGGGTTTGGCCTTAGGCCCCGAACAACGAACGAGTGTTTCAAAAGAGTCTTTGCCGCAATGCCCCGAAACAGAAGGCGGGCTTGCCCCAAGCGAGTTCAATGTTACCGTTCACGGCGAAAGTTATAAGATTAAGATTGCGGGCGTTGGACATAAATCGGATCAAAAAAGACCTTTTTTCTTAAATGTCGATGGGGTATTAGAAGAAGTTGTCATCGAATCGCTTACGGAAATTGTTCCGAGCGCCGGCGGGGAAATCGTCGGCGAAAGTATTGCCAGGTCAAAAAGACCGTCCCCTAAAAGGGAAGGCGATGTTTATGCCCCGATGCCAGGGAGGATTACAAAGGTTATGGTTAAAGAAGGCGGCGCCGTAAGGGCAGGCGATACCGTTTTAATCGTCGAAGCAATGAAGATGGAAAATGAAATACATACTCCGATTGACGGCATAGTTAAAGAAATATATGTAAAAGAAGGAGACAATGCCAACCCCGACGAAACCTTAATTTATGTCGAGGCTTGCAATACATAA
- the accC gene encoding acetyl-CoA carboxylase biotin carboxylase subunit — translation MKKFKKVLIANRGEIASRVIRACKELGIKTVAIHSEADSQALHVKKADEAYLVGPGPISGYLNINRIVDLAINTGADAIHPGYGFLSENPKFPEVCEKRGVIFIGPSSKTIAMMGDKIESKKLMRSVGVPVVEGSEGAVGSEEEAIAIANKIGYPVMIKASAGGGGKGIRICFNNDELIKNFSLSRSEAEKAFGNPEVFIEKYIEKPHHIEFQILADNYGNIIHLGERDCSIQRRHQKLIEIAPSLILNDDTRAKMGESSIKAARACNYRNAGTIEYIVDKNGNYYFMEMNTRIQVEHTVTEIVTGVDIVGEQIQIAMGKELDIKQEDVSMRGYAIECRINAENPRKDFVPSTGKITAYYSPGGIGVRIDGAVYKDYVIQPFYDSMIAKLTVSGRTWEETVRRAQRALDEYVIKGIRTTIPFQLKIVQDEDFIKGNFDTHFIDERLYLRDYKLQKDPFDKILAISAAISAYYGI, via the coding sequence ATGAAAAAATTTAAAAAAGTATTAATAGCCAATAGAGGCGAAATTGCCTCAAGGGTGATTAGGGCGTGCAAGGAGCTCGGCATTAAAACCGTTGCTATTCATTCCGAAGCCGACAGTCAGGCTTTGCATGTAAAAAAGGCTGATGAGGCATACCTTGTGGGGCCAGGTCCGATATCGGGCTATCTCAATATCAACAGAATCGTGGATTTAGCTATTAACACGGGAGCCGATGCTATACATCCGGGGTACGGGTTTTTATCCGAAAATCCTAAATTTCCGGAGGTTTGCGAGAAAAGAGGAGTTATATTTATCGGACCGTCTTCCAAGACTATTGCTATGATGGGGGATAAGATAGAATCCAAAAAACTGATGAGGTCTGTCGGCGTACCAGTTGTTGAGGGCTCTGAGGGCGCCGTAGGGTCGGAAGAAGAAGCAATCGCTATCGCGAATAAAATAGGCTATCCCGTCATGATAAAAGCATCTGCCGGCGGCGGCGGCAAGGGTATAAGGATTTGCTTTAACAATGACGAATTGATCAAAAATTTTTCCTTATCCCGCTCCGAGGCTGAAAAGGCATTTGGAAACCCTGAAGTATTTATCGAGAAATATATTGAAAAGCCCCATCATATCGAGTTTCAAATACTTGCGGATAATTACGGAAATATTATACACCTCGGAGAAAGGGACTGCTCTATTCAAAGACGGCACCAAAAACTTATCGAAATAGCGCCTTCTCTTATATTAAATGATGATACGCGCGCAAAAATGGGCGAGTCTTCGATAAAAGCGGCGCGTGCCTGCAATTATCGCAATGCAGGGACAATCGAATATATCGTCGATAAAAACGGCAATTACTATTTTATGGAGATGAATACCCGAATACAGGTTGAGCATACCGTCACGGAGATTGTGACAGGCGTCGATATTGTCGGGGAGCAGATTCAGATAGCCATGGGCAAGGAGCTTGACATTAAGCAGGAAGATGTTTCGATGAGGGGATATGCCATAGAGTGCCGCATAAATGCCGAAAACCCCAGAAAAGATTTTGTTCCAAGCACAGGTAAAATTACCGCCTATTATTCGCCGGGGGGAATTGGGGTTAGAATAGACGGCGCCGTTTATAAAGACTATGTCATTCAGCCGTTTTACGATTCTATGATTGCAAAGCTTACCGTCAGCGGAAGAACATGGGAAGAAACGGTCAGAAGGGCGCAAAGGGCGCTGGACGAATATGTCATAAAAGGCATTAGAACCACAATCCCTTTTCAGCTTAAAATAGTACAGGATGAAGACTTTATAAAGGGCAATTTTGATACCCATTTTATCGATGAAAGGCTGTATTTAAGAGATTATAAATTGCAAAAGGACCCGTTTGATAAGATACTTGCAATATCTGCGGCTATATCCGCTTATTACGGAATTTAG